Proteins from a genomic interval of Antedon mediterranea chromosome 5, ecAntMedi1.1, whole genome shotgun sequence:
- the LOC140049933 gene encoding carboxypeptidase B-like — translation MLKFVFLSLVVSTTLGSQQRYDNFQVWRIRCEDETDVKWVNTAASMYEDKIDSWAANHQTNYVDLMVSPWFIDTFRNLLTNRGLQFTVIIENVQELIDNERDTIRTRAVGADFDYTVYHTYDEIQDWVKTFSHDNSNIVESFLLTTSYEKRPINGLKISGDLSSTGKPAIYFQGGIHAREWISPATVMYFTNKFVEDYGRDSEVTRMLDEIDWYIVPSLNVDGYAYTWVYDRLWRKTRQRFKGNPCVGTDPNRNYGYKWGGEGASNNSCSLTYAGPHAFSEPEIKGSTDFLLEKAKTQPFKVFLDWHSYRQMMLAPWSWTDKELPPDAAAQDDFARETTQAFESVYGTKYVYGPGSKVLYVSSGASKDWGYVELGATYSYTVELRDTGTYGFLLPEHQIQPSGIETYEGVKAMGRFILNEINKLNN, via the exons CTTTCAGGTATGGCGTATCCGATGTGAAGACGAGACTGATGTTAAATGGGTAAACACAGCAGCGTCAATGTATGAAGACAAG ATTGATAGCTGGGCTGCCAATCACCAGACCAACTATGTTGACCTGATGGTTTCTCCGTGGTTTATTGATACCTTTCGGAACCTTCTCACAAATCGTGGTTTACAATTTACAGTAATCATTGAGAACGTACAGGAACTGATAGACAATGAGCGAGATACAATACGGACTAGGGCAGTTGGTGCCGACTTCGATTATACCGTGTACCATACATACGATGAG aTTCAAGATTGGGTCAAGACATTTTCACACGATAACAGCAACATTGTTGAATCGTTTCTCCTGACGACTTCATATGAAAAACGACCAATTAATGGCTTAAAG atCTCTGGTGACTTATCATCAACTGGCAAACCAGCCATTTACTTCCAAGGTGGTATCCACGCCCGTGAGTGGATCTCACCAGCTACTGTTATGTACTTCACCAATAAA TTTGTAGAAGATTACGGAAGAGATAGCGAAGTGACTCGCATGTTAGACGAGATAGATTGGTACATTGTCCCATCTCTTAATGTTGACGGCTACGCGTACACCTGGGTATAT gatCGTCTTTGGAGAAAAACACGTCAACGATTCAAAGGAAACCCGTGCGTTGGAACTGATCCGAACAGGAACTACGGTTATAAATGGGGAG GTGAAGGAGCTAGTAATAATTCATGTTCGTTGACCTACGCTGGTCCACATGCCTTCTCTGAACCTGAGATCAAGGGAAGTACAGATTTTCTACTGGAGAAGGCTAAAACCCAACCATTTAAAGTATTCCTTGATTGGCATAGCTACCGTCAGATGATGTTAGCGCCGTGGTCCTGGACCGACAAGGAACTTCCACCAGATGCAGCTGCACAAGACGACTTTGCAAGAGAGACGACTCAAGCTTTCGAGTCTGTTTATGGGACGAAGTATGTCTATGGACCTGGCTCTAAAGTTCTTT atgTTTCATCTGGTGCGAGCAAGGACTGGGGCTATGTCGAACTAGGTGCTACGTATTCATACACCGTCGAACTACGTGATACTGGAACTTACGGGTTCCTTCTACCAGAACACCAAATACAGCCGTCAGGCATTGAGACTTACGAAGGAGTGAAGGCTATGGGGCGCTTCATTCTGAATGAAATAAACAAGCTTAACAATTAA